The genome window GCCATCGATTTATTTGGTACGAACAGCGTGTTCCGCAACTGCCTGATCACCGAAAATCGCCAGCGCGCAGTAACGATGACCGTGAACTCATCACCGACTATCGAAGGTTGCACATTCACCGAAAACAATTTCGAAAATGCCAGCCCTTACACCATTATTTCCATAGGTTTACAGGGCGAAAATTCCCCGGTGCTTCGCAACAACCACATCATTGGCGGATACGACAAAAGCGGCGGTATTTCCATTTGGAATACCTCCAACGCACTCATTGAAGGCAACACCATCGAAAATTGCGGTTACGGGATTTTGTGTTATCAGGTGAACGCCAATCCGCTAATCAAAAACAATATTATTCGCAATAACAACATCAATCCCGATACGCTGCTGTGGGGATTCGGCATCGCCAGCAACGGTACCAACGCGCCGATTATCACCGGTAACGAAATTTCCGGGCATTTTTTCGGCGTGGCAATCATCAACGGCGGGCAGCCGAACTTAGGCAATGTGGACAATCCGGACACAACCGACGACGGCAACAATTATTTTCTCGGTAACGGCATTGGCAATAATCGCTACGAATTGTTCAACAATAATGCGCTGCCGATTGTGGCGCAAAACAACTGGTGGGGCACCGCAGACCCGGACAGCATCGAGGATCGCATTGTGCATCAGGTGGATGACAGCGGCTACGGATTGGTGAGTTTCACACCGTATATTTCGGAAATCACCGCTGTCGATCCGGTGGAAAATGCTGTTTTGCCCGATGAACTGACGCTGCTGCCGGCGTATCCGAATCCATTCAACCCGGAAACGCGACTACGTTTTTCGTTGCCCAAATCCGCTGATGTTACCATTCAAATTTTTGATGTAACCGGCAGAAAAATCAATACCTTGCTGGCGCAGCAAGTGAAGGCGGGAGCGCACGAAATTCGTTGGAACGCTACCAACGAATCCGGCGCAGCGGTGAGCAGCGGCATCTATTTTTACAGCATCCGGGCGAATGCGCAAATCAAATCTGGCAAACTGGTACTATTGCGATAAACCAATGGCGCACGGTACCGATGTGTCTAATGTTAAAACCAATTTCGAGACAATCATGATATATAATTCAATAAATCTCAAAGAAAAACTTGCAAAAATTGATGCGCAGTGGTCGCCGAAAATCATCGCGCAAATGAACGATTACCACTTCAAACTGGCGAAAATACAGGGTGAATTTGTCTGGCACAGCCATGCGGAAACCGACGAAAC of Calditrichia bacterium contains these proteins:
- a CDS encoding right-handed parallel beta-helix repeat-containing protein: MNMQIVVNNRFIIKFLMAIAMLNAPLFADYITPGTGVHFTADSLVANAGGAVTGANGSYLVNETVQVQTGDTLTLLPGDTLIFTDTSGSAELHINGALFAIGTETDSIIITSQNQNYGDFYGLIFRDTDSGSAFEMNYCRIEYAKRAIDVVSADVLVENSVIRRTSEVAIDLFGTNSVFRNCLITENRQRAVTMTVNSSPTIEGCTFTENNFENASPYTIISIGLQGENSPVLRNNHIIGGYDKSGGISIWNTSNALIEGNTIENCGYGILCYQVNANPLIKNNIIRNNNINPDTLLWGFGIASNGTNAPIITGNEISGHFFGVAIINGGQPNLGNVDNPDTTDDGNNYFLGNGIGNNRYELFNNNALPIVAQNNWWGTADPDSIEDRIVHQVDDSGYGLVSFTPYISEITAVDPVENAVLPDELTLLPAYPNPFNPETRLRFSLPKSADVTIQIFDVTGRKINTLLAQQVKAGAHEIRWNATNESGAAVSSGIYFYSIRANAQIKSGKLVLLR